In Bombus pyrosoma isolate SC7728 linkage group LG2, ASM1482585v1, whole genome shotgun sequence, a genomic segment contains:
- the LOC122577733 gene encoding DNA-binding protein RFXANK yields MENQIHSELIVKEEEEEDDEEEKEQKCDTPTNETKSIVRDGESTIGIRPRPLICKPENVNIGCKSEPIETKWHWAPGAWQDATRTSAFQPYKPPTLLTNLQRGNTQTEISQLYGGSDITFHTLAGQGELTPEHIHPSTVDTPDEKGLTGLMWAARYGQLGSARQLLKAGANKNYRGLNGETPLHLAAAYGHHDLVKLLLNHGADSNASDEEGNTPLIYGANGDHPHVCYELLSRGADITRRNMYNISAYHAAVLNNSLTAKAVIENYLIQQVVNISPNILQ; encoded by the exons atggAAAATCAAATTCACTCTGAACTAATTgtaaaagaagaggaagaagaagatgatgaagaagagaaagaacaaaaatgtGATACTCCTACTAATGAAACCAAAAGTATTGTGCGTGATGGAGAATCAACAATTGGTATCAGACCAAGACCATTAATTTGTAAGccagaaaatgtaaatattggGTGCAAGTCTGAACCTATAGAAACTAAATGGCATTGGGCTCCAGGAGCATGGCAAGATGCTACAAGAACCAGTGCCTTCCAACCATATaag CCTCCTACATTACTTACTAATTTACAAAGAGGTAATACACAAACAGAAATATCTCAACTTTATGGTGGTAGCGATATTACATTCCATACATTAGCTGGCCAAGGTGAACTTACACCTGAACACATACATCCAA GTACTGTTGATACACCTGATGAAAAGGGTTTAACTGGTCTTATGTGGGCTGCAAGATATGGACAATTAGGCAGTGCAAGGCAATTACTTAAAGCTGGTGCGAACAAAAACTATCGTGGTCTCAATGGAGAGACTCCTTTGCATTTAGCAGCTGCTTATGGACATCATGATCTTGTAAAATTGTTGTTAAACCATGGTGCAGATTCCAATGCAAGCGATGAG gaaggaaataCACCTTTGATATATGGAGCAAATGGAGATCATCCACATGTATGCTACGAATTATTATCTAGAGGAGCGGATATAACGCGtcgtaatatgtataatataagtGCTTATCATGCAGcagtattaaataattcactAACTG CTAAAgcagtaattgaaaattatttaatacaacaAGTGGTAAACATATCACcaaatatattgcaataa
- the LOC122577727 gene encoding probable arginine--tRNA ligase, mitochondrial, translated as MSNFIRTVIFKKIIKQLQNIDNACQYKIMSNLHITFNKEIDTYTFVLPLKSKDYNLTNKVKDITDNDLKGDFDNITVQDNAIHFNVLRDKYIKQILENNLSGVRPPLVDINKNIIVEFSSPNIAKPFHIGHLRSTIIGNCIANLNSFFQNQVTKINYLGDWGTQFGYVYIGMKMANIDNIEMQTDPIKTLYTAYVNANKLAKDDPSINESAKEIFRQLELEDNEVYKNWESIKHFTVLELERMYKRIGVTFDRYDWESMYTAKKINKIIDKMGEMQLLKLDNENRKVMPLSEEKSVPIIKSDGTSLYISRDIAAAIDRFERNKFDAMYYIVENSQTDHFTNLIQILNKMNLPWVDRLKHVKFGRVHGMSTRQGTVVFLEDILNKAKETMKQRQLDAKTTKIPLDKIDETSDILGVSGVIIQDLKQSRMNSYKFDWNLMLDMKGDSGIKLQYAHCRLCSLEELSGATLVIECDSSLLKEAEVDQLILLISQFDEVVLKSYEELEPCVLTIYLFHLCKAINIAWRKLSVKHQSNDLGNQRLLLFHIARITLAQGMKLLGLTPLEKM; from the exons ATGAGCAACTTCATAAGgactgtaatatttaaaaag atTATAAAACAACTACAAAATATAGACAATGCATGTCAATATAAGATTATGTCTAATTTGCATATCACATTTAATAAGGAGATTGATACATATACCTTTGTACTTCCTTTAAAATcaaaagattataatttaacaaataaagtGAAAGATATTACAGACAATGATTTAAAGGGtgattttgataatattacaGTCCAAGATAATGCTATACACTTTAATGTGCTAAGAGATAAGTATATAAAgcaaattttagaaaacaatCTCTCTGGTGTTAGACCACCACTTgtggatattaataaaaacattatagTAGAATTTAGTTCACCGAACATTGCCAAACCCTTTCACATAGGACATCTACGTTCTACAATTATAGGAAACTGCATTGCTAATTTAAATAGTTTCTTCCAAAATCAAGTtacaaagataaattatttaggTGATTGGGGTACACAGTTTGGCTATGTTTATATAGGGATGAAAATGGCAAACATTGATAATATAGAAATGCAAACAGATCCCATTAAAACATTGTACACAGCTTATGTTAATGCTAATAAATTAGCTAAAGATGATCCAAGTATAAATGAGAGTGCTAAGGAAATATTTAGACAATTAGAATTAGAAGATAAtgaagtttataaaaattgggAATCAATCAAACATTTTACTGTCTTAGAATTGGAAAGAATGTACAAAAGAATAGGTGTAACATTTGATCGATATGATTGGGAATCTATGTATACagctaaaaaaataaataagataattgaTAAGATGGGAGAAATGCAGCTGTTAAAATTAGATAATGAAAATAGGAAAGTAATGCCTTTGAGTGAAGAAAAAAGTGTTCCTATTATAAAAAGTGATGGTACAAGTTTATATATAAGTAGAGATATTGCTGCTGCTATTGATAGATTTGAGAGAAACAAATTTGATGCTATGTATTACATCGTAGAAAATAGTCAAACTGACcattttactaatttaatccaaattttaaataaaatgaatttaccTTGGGTAGATAGATTAAAACATGTTAAGTTTGGAAGAGTACATGGTATGAGCACACGACAAGGTACAGTGGTATTTTTAGAAGATATTTTGAACAAAGCAAAGGAAACTATGAAACAAAGACAATTGGATGCAAAGA cAACTAAAATTCCATTGGATAAAATAGATGAGACTTCTGATATTTTGGGTGTTTCTGGTGTAATTATTCAAGATTTAAAACAAAGTAGAATGAACAGTTACAAGTTTGATTGGAATTTAATGCTTGAT atGAAAGGTGATTCtggaataaaattgcaatatgCTCATTGCCGTTTATGCAGTTTGGAAGAGTTATCTGGTGCTACATTAGTAATAGAGTGTGATTCAAGTCTTTTAAAAGAAGCAGAAGTtgatcaattaattttactaattagtCAATTTGATGAAGTTGTGCTTAAATCTTATGAAGAATTAGAACCATGTGTATTAACAATTTATCTTTTCCATTTATG TAAAGCTATCAATATAGCTTGGCGCAAATTGAGTGTAAAACACCAATCAAATGACTTAGGAAAccaaagattattattatttcatatagcAAGAATTACTCTTGCCCAAGGTATGAAATTACTCGGCTTAACACCtcttgaaaaaatgtaa
- the LOC122577728 gene encoding coatomer subunit delta: MVLIAAAVCTKAGKTIISRQFVEMTKARIEGLLAAFPKLMSSGKQHTFVETESVRYVYQPLEKVYMLLITTKASNILEDLETLRLFARVIPEYCNSMDELEIAENAFNLIFAFDEIVALGYRESVNLAQIRTFVEMDSHEEKVYQAVRMTQEREARNKMREKAKELQRQRMEAVKKSGLKSPGFGNSYGSSGNFTSSLSVRDTTNFVPEPVRPSYTPTQKPVNTGPGAMKLGGKSRDVDSFVDQLKEEGENVVTTPLPTTGAKSTSLTPQIINTEPVHLRQEERLNVRIGRDGGLQHFELHGLVTLHISDEKWGRIRVQLENRDSRGIQLQTHPNVDKELFRTRGQIGLKIPTKPFPLNTDVGVLKWRLQAQDETALPISINCWPSENGEGGCDVNIEYELEQVNLELNDVQINIPLPMGCNPIVNECDGQYTYEARRNMLVWSLPVVDATTKSGSMEFSAPSSTPADFFPLLVSFSSKTSYVNIKVTEVLLVEDESPVKYSVETVFFTDNYEVV; the protein is encoded by the exons TTAATGAGTTCTGGTAAACAACATACATTTGTAGAAACAGAATCTGTGAGATATGTTTATCAACCTTTGGAAAAAGTATATATGCTATTAATTACAACAAAAGCTAGTAATATATTAGAAGATTTAGAAACATTGAGGCTTTTTGCAAGAGTT atTCCTGAGTATTGCAATTCAATGGATGAGCTTGAAATAGCTGAAAATGCATTCAATTTGATATTTGCATTTGATGAAATAGTTGCATTAGGATATAGAGAAAGTGTTAATTTAGCACAGATTAGGACATTTGTAGAAATGGATTCACACGAAGAAAAAGTTTATCAAGCTGTAAGAATGACTCAGGAAAGAGAAGCTAGAAATAAAATGCGTGAAAAAGCAAAGGAATTGCAAAGACAAAGAATGGAAGCAGTTAAAAAAAGTGGTCTTAAAAGTCCTGGATTTGGTAATTCTTATGGAAGCAGCGGTAACTTTACATCATCACTTAGTGTGAGAGATACTACCAACTTCGTACCAGAACCAGTTAGACCTTCATATACACCAACACA aaagCCTGTTAATACTGGACCAGGAGCAATGAAATTAGGAGGGAAATCTCGTGATGTTGATTCTTTTGTAGATCAgttaaaagaagaaggagagaatGTTGTAACAACACCTTTACCTACAACAGGAGCAAAATCAACATCACTTACACCACAGATAATAAATACTGAACc AGTCCACCTGCGGCAAGAGGAACGTCTTAATGTAAGAATTGGTCGAGACGGTGGCTTACAACACTTTGAATTGCATGGTTTAGTAACATTACATATTTCGGATGAGAAATGGGGTCGAATTCGCGTACAATTAGAAAACAGAGATTCAAGAGGAATTCAATTACAAACACATCCAAATGTAGATAAAGAATTATTCAGGACACGTGGTCAAATAGGTTTAAAAATTCCTACAAAACCGTTTCCATTGAATACTGATGTTGGAGTATTAAAATGGCGATTGCAAGCTCAAGATGAAACAGCACTACCTATTTCAA TTAATTGTTGGCCATCTGAAAACGGAGAAGGTGGATGTGACGTGAACATAGAATATGAATTAGAACAAGTTAATCTCGAATTAAATGATGTTCAGATAAACATTCCGTTACCTATGGGATGCAATCCCATAGTAAACGAATGTGATGGTCAATATACATATGAAGCACGAAGAAATATGCTTGTATGGTCTTTACCAGTGGTTGATGCAACGACAAAATCAGGTTCAATGGAATTCTCAGCACCGTCGTCTACTCCTGCAGATTTCTTCCCCCTTCTTGTCTCATTCTCATCCAAGACATCATATGTCAATATAAAA GTAACCGAAGTTTTACTTGTAGAAGATGAAAGTCCGGTTAAATATTCAGTGGAAACAGTTTTCTTTACTGATAACTACGAAGTGGTATAA